The genomic interval AAttactgaaaacaaaaataaattggAACTCATTATCAAAGAAAATAGACAGAGGGAAGAACAACTTATCGAGGAAGGTaggcaaagagaagaaaatctaaaAGAGATGGTTTGTAAAATGATTCAAGAGGCGGGATATACAAATCATTTATATCCAAGAGGATCTGGTCCTCGTGAGCATTGTGATAAGcgaaataaagattaaattactttatctttgattaatggttaaatgtatttagatgatgtgaatatttacttatttcaatattaattttatgatacttttgcattagaaattaattgttttaaaaattttaaatttgtttgaaaTGTGTGCTTGTTAAAAGTATCATGTAgatgataaatttaaataataatataaatttagtgataaatttaatttaaaaataaaaatttaaattaatgatgggtttaaaataaattttgagacAGAATTTATAAACTGAATTataaatgaatttataaacaaatcaaaattatatttttttttatgtaatttGAAACAGATTAATAacggatttaaaataaaattagaaacagaatttatatttttaattaatttcatttggtcaaataaaaacatattcacaaacaattttttaatttgtttttgataTTTGAGACGGAATATGTTCGTCTCAAATTTAGTCACGGGGGTTTCACTAACGGATATTTGAaacggaatattccgtctcaaataTTCTTTAGAGATGGAAAAATGACTTCCAGAGATGGAATTTTTCGTCTCTGaagccctgttttcttgtagtgaaatttcattaatttctaaaattgaacctaaaacaatagaagaatccttacttgacccaaaCCAGATcatagccatgcaagaagaactgccccaatttgagagaaatgaagTCTGGGACTTTGTATCACTACCtgataataaaaaggtaatagaaataaaatgggtatttagaaataaactaaggcTATGTTTGgctgggtgtaatgtaatctagctcgtaatgtaatcaaatttgtaatgtaatgtaatgtaatgtaatgtaatgtaatcttgattacattactacgtttgaaaatgtaatgtatgtaatctttgattacaagggtgactatattcttttatttggtgtccattatttttataagtaatgtaattcgtattattataaaatgataaaaatatcctgcgacCTCTATCGACTGTCGCCGCACTTCTGGCGGAGCTTGTAGCAACCAGCGGTCGTTGTCGTTGGCCTCCTCCACCTGTCGCCGCCACCGGCAACTGTTGGCCGCCACCGACCGCCACTGGCCGCCGGCAACCGACAACCGACGATGACAACAACCGCCGGTGGCAGCGACCGGAGGTGGTTGGCGGGCGGCGACAACGGTCGGAGGTGGTTGGCGGCGGCGTCGGGCGGTGGCCGGTGTGGCCACTGGCGACCACTGGCGACGGCGAGTGGCCGGCGATGGCCACCGG from Zingiber officinale cultivar Zhangliang chromosome 6B, Zo_v1.1, whole genome shotgun sequence carries:
- the LOC121990976 gene encoding leucine-rich repeat extensin-like protein 3, which translates into the protein MPNIPLVHCGRRTPLPTAVDRHRPPPPVAHCCPLPSSVAGGQWPPPPPVATRRRPPLAAAARSPPPSVTTADHRPPVAIAGHSPSPVVASGHTGHRPTPPPTTSDRCRRPPTTSGRCHRRLLSSSVVGCRRPVAVGGGQQLPVAATGGGGQRQRPLVATSSARSAATVVIQSPRLHFSQIGAVLLAWL